One window of the Zea mays cultivar B73 chromosome 3, Zm-B73-REFERENCE-NAM-5.0, whole genome shotgun sequence genome contains the following:
- the LOC103650789 gene encoding putative glutaredoxin-C2 gives MAMEASAADGGVARLASQRAVVIFGTSNCCMCHAVKTLFSELGVGWALHELDTDPGGKDMEKALARMVGRSPPVPAVFIGGKLVGPTDQVMALHLRGKLVPLLREAGALWL, from the coding sequence ATGGCAATGGAGGCGTCGGCGGCGGACGGCGGCGTGGCGAGGCTGGCGTCGCAGCGGGCGGTGGTGATCTTCGGGACGAGCAACTGCTGCATGTGCCACGCGGTGAAGACGCTCTTCTCGGAGCTCGGGGTGGGGTGGGCGCTGCACGAGCTGGACACGGACCCGGGCGGCAAGGACATGGAGAAGGCGCTGGCGCGCATGGTGGGCCGCTCCCCGCCCGTGCCGGCGGTCTTCATCGGCGGCAAGCTCGTCGGCCCCACCGACCAGGTCATGGCGCTGCACCTCCGCGGCAAGCTCGTGCCGCTCCTGCGCGAGGCCGGCGCCCTCTGGCTGTGA